Within Nakaseomyces glabratus chromosome G, complete sequence, the genomic segment ATCAATTAAAGCCAATGATATACCGTTCAAAAGTGTACCCATTATTCCTCCGTCCTGTTGTAATACGTGTATTTCGATATCTATAAGAGTTCTTGGATACACATGTAGCATGACATTTTTCTCAAATGTTCGCACCAGAGCTGTTTGCATCTCGAGAACtcttctttcatttttatgaCTACTTTTACTTCTTTCAAACTTTGAAAACTTGGTTATATTCACTGTGACTTTCAATATCGCCTTTTGGATATCCATTTGAGATTTTAATGTGGGCTCCTTGGGACCCTTCACTAGCGTTATAACTTTGTTATTACCTTGTTCCAAATATGAAGAACCGTCTGCGGCATGTGGGTGCGTATTGATGGCACTCTCGAATCGACGCAATTCATTCCATCTTCTACCGTCTAAACGCAAGCCTTCTGGGGAATATATCTCAACTCTCGACATATTGAATAGCTAAATCTTTCTCTAAGCCCAGGTCACTGTACTGATGGCCTTCCACTTACCAAAAATTCTACGCAATAGCTGGGGTCAATCAGATTTGTTCTTATAACTTTTGTTTCCACGTCTTATTATTGTTAGTAGCTCATCGATTTTTcagaatttcaaatttcaaattttttttcagaagcGATGGGCTAAACACTGCAAAGACCCCAAGGGAATGCAGAAGATAAGTTGAAATGCACTACTTCATTCATAAGTGCAATTATTTGGCATATTGGCCATTACAATTGGCTTAGTATAATAAGATCGCCAGATTCAGGTTTTATCTTAGAGTTACTTTTTGGGAGCAATGCAAGGCGAAGGTTATTACCTAGGGCTGGATTTATCTACGCAGCAATTGAAATGCCTTGCTATCGATGGTGATATGCAGATCAAGCACACCGAAGTTGTGGACTTTGACAGGGATCTTCCACATTACAACACGCATAAAGGTGTATATAGCCACGGTGATGTAGTTGAATGTCCCGTTGGAATGTGGTTAGAGGCCATCGACCTGGTGTTCGAGAAATATAAGGGTGCAGGTTTTGACCTGAGTCAGGTGAAGGCTATTAGTGGTTCTTGTCAACAGCATGGATCTGTGTATTGGAAAACCGGGGCTGGTGACTTATTAAAGCATCTTAATGATGCCAATGGAAACCTGGTGGACCAATTGTACCCGGATGGATTCTCTAGAAAGACTGCTCCAAACTGGCAGGACCACAGCACTGGTAAGCAATGTACGCAAATTGAGAAAAAAGCAGGTGGTCCTGAGAAACTTGCTGAAATAACCGGATCCAGAGCCCATTTTAGGTTTACTGGTCCtcagataatgaaaattgCTGAGAATGAGGAGGataattacaaaaataCGGAAACCATCTCTTTGGTCTCAAGTTTTTTGACCTCTATATTATGCGCTAAACTTGTTCCTATAGAAGAAGCGGATGCATGTGGAATGAATATTTATGATATAAAAGCCAAAAGATACGATGATTCTTTGTTGGATGTGATTTCAGGCAAATTTGGTAAGGAAGACCTACTAAAGAAGCTAAGTGGTTCTGTTACAAAATGTAACTCTCCACAATTGATGGGAAACATTGCCAATTATTTTGTATCCAAATATGGATTCGATAGCGAATGTGCCATTTATCCATTTACTGGTGATAATTTGGCAACTATTTGTTCTCTACCGCTAGAGAAGAATGATATCTTGGTGTCTTTAGGGACAAGCACTACTATTCTAATGGTTACTGACCAGTATCATCCCTCTCCTAATTATCATCTATTTACCCACCCAGCAATTGCCAATTGTTACATGGCAATGATATGCTATTGCAATGGATCTCTTGCTAGAGAGAAAGTAAGAGATAGTTTAAATGAAAATCAAAGTACTAGCTGGACTAACTTTGATGAGGCTGTTCTTGATGAAAGTCTTGATACATCTGGTGAGTTGGCTGTGTATTTCCCATTGGGTGAGATTGTTCCTAGTGTTGATGCAATCACTAAGAGGGTGTTGTATGACCCAAAGAATTGTGAAATTGTCAAGTACGTAGATAAATTCGACAATAATCGCCACGATGCTAAGATTATAGTGGAATCACAGGCTTTGAGTGCTAGGGTTAGAGTTGCTCCACTTTTAAGTGGAACTGTTGATGAatcaaatgatgaaaaatcGGAGACCATGGTTCATTTCGATTACGATAGTATGAAATTCTCTGAGTACTCGTCTAAGCGACCAAACCGAGTGTATTTTGTTGGTGGTGCATCAAAGAATGATGCCATTGTTAAGAAGTTTTCTGAAGTTCTAGGGGCTAAAAATGGTAATTTCAGACTTGAGACACCAAATTCTTGTGCTTTGGGAGGTTGTTTCAAAGCGTTGTGGTCGGATctatggaaaaaaaagaagatagATGAGAAGGTTACTTTTGATTCCTTTTTAAACCGCTATTTCCCCACTGATGaattagaagaaataaaggtAGATGATATCACAAAGAAATGGGAAGCTTACAAAGACAAGATTATACCATTGAGCaaattagaagaagagtTAAAGTAATTTCTAGAAGTCCCCTACTTTCATCTTTATTGAATCCTCCTGAAAGTACAAGGGTTTTAAAAGTAATTATTAAATGTAGGTTTTCTATAATGTAAATAGATGAAAATAGTTTTATTAGATATTCGAACTTAATTGCTCATGCAGCCCAAGACTTCACTAAACATTATCCCAATTCAATACATTCATTTGAACAGTTTCTGATATGGACTCTTATATCGTCTTGTAAGATGTGAGGGGTCCCCGTTGAAATCGCTGCCCCTCATCAAAAGGACATCGACTACTTTAGCAAGAATCGTTACAATGGTACTGATCAAACGGGACTTTTGCAAAGGTAAAATAGACGACCAAGTATTGGAATAGTCAGAGTTTCTTTAAACAGATACAAATACTTCTTGTCCCAGAGAAACTGAAAGGAATCTTTAGGTCACTAAGAGCACTTATCGGATAAGAAATAGGGCAATTGAAGACTGCTAATAGACAAGCAGATTAACTAGAGTTCAGTTCAATTGGTTTACTTTTTGgtttaatttttgttaCAAGGATTTTGCTTCAGCATTGATTGTGTAAAATCTTTAACTTTGGTTTGAAGTTTTTTGTTTGGTCTGTGATAGTGGATAATGTTGAGTGCAAGGGTTTTATTGAACAGGTCTCAATTGCTGTGTAAGAGGCAATGCCTCACTGGCGTTAGTGTTGGTCTTTCGAGGTGCTTTTCTAGTACTAGGATGTCGCTCGATGTGTCTCCATTCCTGATGCCAGCTATGTCGCCAACCATGGAGAAAGGTGGTATTGTCTCGTGGAAGTTCAAGGAGAATGACAGTTTCAATGCAGGTGATGTTCTGCTGGAAGTTGAGACGGATAAAGCGCAGATCGATGTCGAGGCGCAAGATGATGGTAAATTGGCAAAGATCATTCGAGGGGACGGCAGCAAAGATGTGCTTGTGGGCGATGTGATAGCGTTCACCGCTGATCCAGAAGACGACCTCTCCACTTTAAAGATACCTGAGGTCACTGAGTCTATGAAGCAGGTGTCATCTGGGAGCGGCAAGGAGGACCAGAAGCCAGCTAAGTCTGAGGAGCCAGCTCCTCTTCAGAGGAAAGAGGGCAAAAACGTAAGTGAGTCAAAGACAGCCAAGTCTTCTGGTGACGTGCTCACGACAGCCGATGCGTCTCAGACTCTGTTACCCTCGGTAGTAATGGCACTAGCTGACAATGGTATCAGCAAAGAAGATGCGTTGGCGAACATCAAAGCATCTGGGGCCAACGGTCGCATCTTGAAAGGTGATGTGCTAGCGTATGCTGGCAAGATTCAGCAGGACTCTGTGGTTAAAGTTGCGGAGTACGTTAACCGGAACCAGAAACTAGACCTGTCTAACATTGAGCGTATAGTGCTTGAGGTCAATTCAGAAGAGGGAGGCGATGGACAAGCACAAGCACAAGCACAAGCACAAGCACAAGGTCAAGGTCAAGATTCAGGCAAGACTGGCAAGCTTGCCAAGCCAGCTCAAGTTGAGCCTATTCGGATACAGGAGGAGATACTGTTGGAAGTGAGGAGAGGTGTTGACTTCACTAGGTTTGAGAGGGCTGTCCGTGAGTATATCGATGATATTTACCAGTACACGCACGAGCAACCGTTGGAGAACACTATGTCTGAGCGGTATGACAGTCTATTTGAGGATCTCGTTACCGTTGACCCCAGGTCTGCGCGGTTTGATGTTGAATACAGTCTTTTAGAGACCACTGATGGCTCAGAGGATATCTTTGACTTGTTGGGACCCGGTGAGGTTAAGGAGGGCAAGCAAGTGTACAGCTTAGAAGTGAGTGTTACGGTGAATGACAAGTACGACGACGCTGTTGAGAAGGCCGATCGGTTCATGGAGTGTCTGAGACAGTTACAGTTTGATGTATAGTTAAATAGACCTGTAtttaagaaagaaatatattcttaCAGATATCGATGTAGAGAATTTGCCCTGCTATAACAAGAGGTGCACCAGCGTTACAAACGAATATTATAGTGATGGTAGtaatttatgttttggtgTTGAAAGATGTGATTTTTTGCAGACATATATACCACACACTTTACGGGGACCAAGTGTTAAGAGAGCAATGGGGGGGGAGGGAATAAATTTGGGAAATTCTGGTACCTTCGTAGGAACGGTATAATCAGGTGATCATATCACTCACAATATCACTCACATATCTTCCAATATTACGTAGTAACTGTGCCACCAATAAATGTATGGGTGTTAAGTATGTATTCTCTGTGGGTCCCGAGAGAATGCCCCGTGTGCAGCACTGCAGCACGTAGAGATGTACGGGGGGGGGGAAAGGTTTTCGGGGTTCCACTTTTAGTGGAACCCCAGTGAAGAGAGAAGGaccaaagaagagaagagaagGGAAGGATGTTTACGTCATGCAGGGATTGTCCGTCTCCCGAGAACCGTCGTGGATCGGGGGGGGGGTGGGTGAGAGAGAGAGACCTACAAAGGACCAAACAGGAATCCCCTTTGTATCTGTGGACTCGAGAGACAATGGGAAGGGAAAGAAAGGGGAGCCCCACTGCAAGACGAGACAAAGCACCACGGCACGTCCTTTTCAAACAGAGTTCCCAGAAGTAGAGGGAAAAAGAGGAATCCACCACACCAACACCCGACCACCACACCAAGGAccaaaggaaagaaaaagtaaCGAGACCCATCCCCCCTAGAGCAATACCCAAACTTGTTCATACTACGCACAGTACTGCCATACCACACTACCACACTACAAAACTGCCACATTACCACACTACCACACTACACTATACTAAGCCCAATGTCTTGTGCATAGTGTGAGGACATTGCATAGTGTGAGACAAGTGTTGAAGTGTTTAAAGTGCTAAAGTGGTAAGTGCTAATGTGGTAAGTAGTAAATGGTAGTGGTGCTTTTGATGGTTCCAGTACAATAGAATATCGAAGAACAATTGGGAGACTACCTTCTTGGtgctgaaatttttttcttgcttCCCCCCCCGATTCcaaaaaagatatataaaGGGACAATTGTAATAGTTAATTGCAATCTGAATATTCatctttcatttcttctcttttatCAATTCTCCTCTATATCATCAAGGAATTAAAACACCTACAAATCACAACAAACATAACATCAAAAATGGTTAGAATTGCTATTAACGGTTTCGGTAGAATCGGTAGATTGGTCTTGAGAGTCGCTTTGTCCAGATCCAACATTGAAGTTGTTGCTGTCAACGATCCtttcatcaccactgactaCGCTGCTTACATGTTCAAGTACGACTCTACCCACGGTAGATACGCTGGTGAAGTTACCCACGATGACAAGCACATCATCATCGATGGTAAGAAGATCGCTGTCCACCAAGAAAGAGACCCAGCTAACTTGCCATGGGGTTCTGAAAACATCGACATTGCTATCGACTCCACTGGTGTCTTCAAGGAATTGGACACTGCTCAAAAGCACATCGACGCTGGTGCCAAGAAGGTTGTCATCACTGCTCCATCTTCCACCGCCCCAATGTTCGTTGTTGGTGTTAACGAAGACAAGTACACTTCTGACTTGAAGATTGTCTCCAACGCTTCCTGTACCACTAACTGTTTGGCTCCATTGGCCAAGGTTATTGACGAAGCTTTCGGTATCGAAGAAGGTTTGATGACCACTGTCCACTCCTTGACCGCTACCCAAAAGACCGTCGACGGTCCATCCCACAAGGACTGGAGAGGTGGTAGAACCGCTTCCGGTAACATCATCCCATCCTCCACCGGTGCCGCTAAGGCTGTCGGTAAGGTCTTGCCTCAATTGCAAGGTAAGTTGACCGGTATGGCTTTCAGAGTCCCAACCGTCGATGTCTCCGTTGTCGACTTGACCGTCAAGTTGCAAAA encodes:
- the SKI6 gene encoding exosome non-catalytic core subunit SKI6 (CAGL0G09317g~Ortholog(s) have role in U1 snRNA 3'-end processing, U4 snRNA 3'-end processing and U5 snRNA 3'-end processing, more), translated to MSRVEIYSPEGLRLDGRRWNELRRFESAINTHPHAADGSSYLEQGNNKVITLVKGPKEPTLKSQMDIQKAILKVTVNITKFSKFERSKSSHKNERRVLEMQTALVRTFEKNVMLHVYPRTLIDIEIHVLQQDGGIMGTLLNGISLALIDAGIAMYDYVSGISVGLYDTTPLLDINSLEENAMSAVTLGVVGKSEKLSLLQIEDKIPLDRIENVLAIGIAGAHRIRDLMEQEIRAHAEKRVANASKQ
- the XKS1 gene encoding xylulokinase (CAGL0G09339g~Ortholog(s) have xylulokinase activity, role in xylulose catabolic process and cytosol, nucleus localization), which codes for MQGEGYYLGLDLSTQQLKCLAIDGDMQIKHTEVVDFDRDLPHYNTHKGVYSHGDVVECPVGMWLEAIDLVFEKYKGAGFDLSQVKAISGSCQQHGSVYWKTGAGDLLKHLNDANGNLVDQLYPDGFSRKTAPNWQDHSTGKQCTQIEKKAGGPEKLAEITGSRAHFRFTGPQIMKIAENEEDNYKNTETISLVSSFLTSILCAKLVPIEEADACGMNIYDIKAKRYDDSLLDVISGKFGKEDLLKKLSGSVTKCNSPQLMGNIANYFVSKYGFDSECAIYPFTGDNLATICSLPLEKNDILVSLGTSTTILMVTDQYHPSPNYHLFTHPAIANCYMAMICYCNGSLAREKVRDSLNENQSTSWTNFDEAVLDESLDTSGELAVYFPLGEIVPSVDAITKRVLYDPKNCEIVKYVDKFDNNRHDAKIIVESQALSARVRVAPLLSGTVDESNDEKSETMVHFDYDSMKFSEYSSKRPNRVYFVGGASKNDAIVKKFSEVLGAKNGNFRLETPNSCALGGCFKALWSDLWKKKKIDEKVTFDSFLNRYFPTDELEEIKVDDITKKWEAYKDKIIPLSKLEEELK
- the PDX1 gene encoding Pdx1p (CAGL0G09361g~Ortholog(s) have structural molecule activity, role in acetyl-CoA biosynthetic process from pyruvate, filamentous growth, single-species biofilm formation on inanimate substrate and mitochondrial pyruvate dehydrogenase complex localization) produces the protein MLSARVLLNRSQLLCKRQCLTGVSVGLSRCFSSTRMSLDVSPFLMPAMSPTMEKGGIVSWKFKENDSFNAGDVLLEVETDKAQIDVEAQDDGKLAKIIRGDGSKDVLVGDVIAFTADPEDDLSTLKIPEVTESMKQVSSGSGKEDQKPAKSEEPAPLQRKEGKNVSESKTAKSSGDVLTTADASQTLLPSVVMALADNGISKEDALANIKASGANGRILKGDVLAYAGKIQQDSVVKVAEYVNRNQKLDLSNIERIVLEVNSEEGGDGQAQAQAQAQAQGQGQDSGKTGKLAKPAQVEPIRIQEEILLEVRRGVDFTRFERAVREYIDDIYQYTHEQPLENTMSERYDSLFEDLVTVDPRSARFDVEYSLLETTDGSEDIFDLLGPGEVKEGKQVYSLEVSVTVNDKYDDAVEKADRFMECLRQLQFDV
- the TDH3 gene encoding glyceraldehyde-3-phosphate dehydrogenase (phosphorylating) TDH3 (CAGL0G09383g~Putative glyceraldehyde-3-phosphate dehydrogenase; increased protein abundance in azole resistant strain; expression upregulated in biofilm vs planktonic cell culture; upregulated in hypoxia), translated to MVRIAINGFGRIGRLVLRVALSRSNIEVVAVNDPFITTDYAAYMFKYDSTHGRYAGEVTHDDKHIIIDGKKIAVHQERDPANLPWGSENIDIAIDSTGVFKELDTAQKHIDAGAKKVVITAPSSTAPMFVVGVNEDKYTSDLKIVSNASCTTNCLAPLAKVIDEAFGIEEGLMTTVHSLTATQKTVDGPSHKDWRGGRTASGNIIPSSTGAAKAVGKVLPQLQGKLTGMAFRVPTVDVSVVDLTVKLQKETTYDEIKKVIKQASEGKLKGVLGYTEDAVVSSDFLGDSRSSIFDASAGIQLSPKFVKLVSWYDNEYGYSTRVVDLVEHVAKN